In Streptantibioticus cattleyicolor NRRL 8057 = DSM 46488, a genomic segment contains:
- a CDS encoding MFS transporter, which yields MPARPSPTAAPAAGLDPKRWKALVFIAIAQLMVVLDGTIVNIALPSAQHDLGISDGNRQWVITAYTLAFGGLLLFGGRISDLAGRKRAFIVGLIGFAGASALGGAAVNTGMLLGARALQGVFGALLAPAALSLLAVTFTEAKERAKAFGVFGAIAGGGAALGLILGGVLTEYLNWRWALFVNIFFAVIAALGAAANVNEPVGSRNPSRLDIPGVLLATAGLVALVYGFTRAESDGWSAGVTIGLFVGAAVLLVAFVVVESFVKAPLLPLRVVTERNRAGVYLSLGLAVIAMFGLFLFLTYYLQIVKGYSPITTGLAFLPMVAGMITGSTQIGTRLMTRVPPRFLMAPGFLVAALGMLILSQISVDSAYASVVLPGLVLLGLGMGTAFMPAMSLATYGVQPRDAGVASAMVNTSQQVGGSIGTALLNTIAASATTAYATAHVAGVRTPQAVARLKLDAMVHGYSTAIWWALGILVVSSAIAFALLNAGHQGGSAPLASGGTQDEEIEVPIPVIAH from the coding sequence ATCGCCATCGCGCAGTTGATGGTCGTCCTCGATGGCACGATCGTGAACATCGCGCTCCCCTCCGCCCAGCACGACCTCGGCATATCCGACGGCAACCGGCAGTGGGTCATCACCGCCTACACCCTTGCCTTCGGCGGACTGCTGCTGTTCGGCGGCCGGATATCCGACCTCGCCGGACGCAAGCGTGCCTTCATCGTCGGCCTGATCGGCTTCGCCGGGGCCTCCGCGCTCGGCGGCGCCGCGGTCAACACCGGCATGCTGCTCGGCGCCCGGGCCCTGCAGGGTGTCTTCGGCGCGCTGCTGGCCCCGGCCGCGCTCTCCCTGCTCGCCGTGACGTTCACCGAGGCCAAGGAGCGCGCCAAGGCGTTCGGTGTCTTCGGCGCCATCGCCGGTGGCGGTGCCGCCCTCGGCCTGATCCTCGGCGGGGTGCTCACCGAGTACCTCAACTGGCGCTGGGCGCTCTTCGTCAACATCTTCTTCGCCGTGATCGCCGCCCTCGGCGCGGCCGCCAACGTCAACGAGCCCGTCGGCAGCCGCAACCCCAGCCGGCTCGACATCCCCGGCGTCCTGCTCGCCACCGCCGGCCTGGTCGCCCTCGTCTACGGCTTCACCCGCGCCGAGAGCGACGGCTGGTCCGCCGGGGTGACCATCGGCCTGTTCGTCGGCGCCGCCGTGCTGCTCGTCGCGTTCGTCGTCGTCGAGTCGTTCGTCAAGGCCCCGCTGCTGCCGCTGCGCGTGGTCACCGAACGGAACCGGGCGGGCGTCTACCTCTCGCTGGGCCTGGCCGTGATCGCCATGTTCGGCCTCTTCCTCTTCCTCACCTACTACCTGCAGATCGTCAAGGGTTACTCCCCGATCACCACCGGCCTCGCCTTCCTGCCGATGGTGGCCGGCATGATCACCGGGTCCACCCAGATCGGCACCCGGCTGATGACCCGCGTCCCGCCGCGCTTCCTGATGGCCCCCGGCTTCCTGGTGGCGGCGCTCGGCATGCTGATCCTCTCCCAGATCTCGGTGGACAGCGCCTACGCCTCGGTGGTCCTGCCCGGCCTGGTCCTGCTCGGGCTCGGCATGGGCACCGCGTTCATGCCCGCGATGAGCCTGGCGACCTACGGGGTGCAGCCCCGGGACGCCGGTGTCGCCTCGGCGATGGTCAACACCTCGCAGCAGGTGGGCGGTTCGATCGGCACCGCGCTGCTGAACACCATCGCGGCCAGCGCCACCACCGCCTACGCCACCGCCCACGTGGCCGGGGTGCGCACCCCGCAGGCGGTCGCGCGGCTCAAGCTCGACGCCATGGTGCACGGCTACTCGACGGCGATCTGGTGGGCGCTGGGCATCCTGGTGGTCTCCTCCGCGATCGCCTTCGCGCTGCTCAACGCCGGTCACCAGGGCGGCTCCGCCCCGCTGGCGTCCGGCGGGACGCAGGACGAGGAGATCGAGGTGCCGATCCCGGTGATCGCGCACTGA